From a region of the Nisaea sediminum genome:
- a CDS encoding hydantoinase B/oxoprolinase family protein codes for MWQFWVDRGGTFTDIVAQKPDGTLQTHKLLSENPERYRDAAVQGIRELLGLGQDDPVPSNTIDAVKMGTTVATNALLERKGDRTLLLITKGFGDLLRLGHQTRPQLFDLHIKLPELLYERVTEIAERLDAAGEVLTELDEDAARAALRQAKADGIDSVAIAFMHSYLNPVHEARVAAIAAEEGFGQISVSHQISPLMKLVPRGDTTVVDAYLSPILRRYVNQVSDALGGEGRLMFMQSNGGLTDAALFNGKDAILSGPAGGVVGMVKTGELAGYDRLIGFDMGGTSTDVCHYAGAYERSFETEVAGVRMRAPMMNIHTVAAGGGSILHFRDGRFQVGPDSAGADPGPACYRRGGPLTVTDCNVMLGKLQPHHFPAVFGPEADQPLDADVVREKFAELAKQIAAETGEAERTPEDLAEGFLRIAVENMANAIKKISVQRGYDVTKYTLQCFGGAGGQHACAVADALGMETVFVHPFAGVLSAYGMGLAEIRALRERQFDAPIASVAEAEKVLAEAAAEAVAEVQSQGVAPDAIRVEKRAHLRYRGSHQALEVSFGDEAALRAGFDEAHRARFGFTAGERELVFEALAVEAVGGAAEIADTKLQLGSADPVPVDHVASHFGGDTTPLYDRETMQPGQTVAGPAIIKEPTGTNVIEPGWRASLNEWGHLILSRAYPMKRREAVGSAADPVMLEVFNNLFMSIAEQMGATLANTAYSVNIKERLDFSCALFAPDGGLVANAPHVPVHLGSMSESIRTVIRLNPDMKEGDVYVLNAPFNGGTHLPDVTVITPVFEGGKPIFYVASRGHHADIGGKTPGSAPPDSRHIEEEGVLIDNFKMVDGGVFREAETRALLSSGRYPCRNVNENMADLAAQVAANETGAREVAKMIRQFGLETVHAYMRHVQDNAEECVRRVIDALKDGSFDYELDNGEFIRVAVRVDHASRSAEIDFTGTARNAFNYNAPLAVCHAVVLYVFRTLVGAPIPLNEGCFKPLKIIAPEGSMVNAQYPSAVIAGNTEVSQLACNALMGALGAMAGSQATMNNFVWGNEKIQNYETICGGTGAGPGFDGCSAVQTHMTNTRGTDPEVLEHRFPVRLEEWSIRRGSGGKGRWTGGDGCTRKLRFLEDMTVTTLGSHRRVPPFAGPGAEPGEVGREWIERADGTRVEHAGNDRNDVHAGDLFVMQTPSGGGWGKPGS; via the coding sequence ATGTGGCAATTCTGGGTCGACCGCGGCGGAACCTTCACCGACATCGTGGCGCAAAAGCCGGACGGGACATTGCAGACCCACAAGCTGCTGTCGGAGAACCCGGAGCGCTATCGCGACGCGGCCGTGCAGGGCATCCGCGAACTGCTCGGTCTCGGGCAGGACGATCCGGTGCCGTCGAACACGATCGACGCCGTGAAGATGGGCACGACGGTCGCGACCAACGCTCTCCTCGAGCGCAAGGGCGACCGCACGCTGCTGCTGATCACGAAAGGCTTCGGCGATCTGCTGCGCCTCGGGCACCAGACCCGGCCGCAGCTTTTCGATCTCCATATCAAGCTGCCGGAGCTGCTCTATGAGCGGGTCACCGAGATCGCGGAGCGGCTGGACGCGGCTGGCGAGGTCCTGACCGAACTCGACGAGGACGCCGCCCGCGCCGCGCTCCGGCAGGCGAAGGCGGACGGGATCGACAGCGTCGCCATCGCCTTCATGCACAGCTACCTCAACCCGGTGCACGAGGCCCGCGTCGCCGCCATCGCGGCCGAGGAAGGCTTCGGCCAGATCAGCGTCTCGCACCAGATCTCGCCGCTGATGAAGCTGGTCCCGCGCGGCGACACCACCGTGGTCGACGCCTATCTCTCCCCGATCCTGCGGCGCTACGTGAACCAGGTCTCCGACGCACTCGGCGGCGAGGGCCGGCTGATGTTCATGCAGTCGAACGGCGGCCTGACCGACGCCGCCCTCTTCAACGGCAAGGACGCGATCCTCTCCGGCCCCGCCGGCGGTGTCGTCGGCATGGTGAAGACCGGCGAGCTTGCCGGTTACGACCGCCTGATCGGCTTCGACATGGGCGGCACCTCGACCGATGTCTGCCATTATGCGGGCGCCTACGAGCGCTCCTTCGAGACCGAGGTCGCGGGCGTGCGCATGCGCGCGCCGATGATGAATATCCACACGGTCGCGGCCGGCGGCGGCTCGATCCTGCATTTCCGCGACGGCCGCTTCCAGGTCGGACCGGACAGCGCGGGCGCCGATCCGGGACCCGCCTGCTACCGCCGCGGCGGTCCGCTGACCGTCACCGACTGCAACGTCATGCTCGGCAAGCTGCAGCCGCACCATTTCCCCGCCGTGTTCGGCCCCGAGGCCGACCAGCCGCTCGACGCCGACGTGGTGCGGGAGAAGTTCGCGGAGCTGGCGAAACAGATCGCCGCCGAGACCGGCGAAGCGGAACGCACGCCCGAGGACCTGGCCGAGGGTTTCCTGCGCATCGCGGTCGAGAACATGGCGAACGCGATCAAGAAGATCAGCGTGCAGCGCGGCTACGACGTCACGAAATACACCCTGCAATGCTTCGGCGGCGCCGGCGGCCAACATGCCTGCGCCGTCGCCGACGCACTCGGCATGGAGACCGTCTTCGTGCACCCCTTCGCCGGCGTGCTCTCCGCCTACGGCATGGGCCTCGCCGAGATCCGGGCGCTGCGTGAACGCCAGTTCGACGCGCCGATCGCCTCCGTTGCCGAAGCCGAAAAGGTGCTGGCCGAGGCGGCTGCCGAAGCCGTCGCCGAAGTTCAGTCTCAGGGTGTTGCGCCCGATGCGATCCGGGTCGAGAAGCGCGCCCATCTCCGCTACCGCGGCTCGCACCAGGCGCTCGAGGTTTCGTTCGGCGACGAGGCGGCCCTACGCGCCGGTTTCGACGAAGCCCACCGCGCGCGCTTCGGCTTCACCGCCGGTGAACGCGAACTGGTCTTCGAGGCGCTCGCTGTCGAGGCCGTCGGCGGCGCGGCGGAGATCGCCGACACGAAGCTGCAGCTGGGCAGCGCAGACCCGGTCCCGGTGGACCATGTCGCCAGCCATTTCGGCGGCGATACGACACCGCTCTACGACCGCGAGACCATGCAGCCCGGCCAGACGGTCGCGGGACCGGCGATCATCAAGGAGCCAACCGGCACCAACGTGATCGAGCCCGGCTGGCGCGCATCGCTCAACGAGTGGGGCCACCTGATCCTCTCCCGCGCCTATCCGATGAAGCGCAGGGAAGCCGTCGGCTCCGCGGCCGATCCGGTGATGCTGGAGGTCTTCAACAACCTCTTCATGTCGATTGCCGAGCAGATGGGCGCGACCCTCGCCAACACCGCCTATTCGGTCAACATCAAGGAGCGGCTCGACTTCTCCTGCGCCCTCTTCGCGCCCGACGGCGGCCTCGTGGCGAACGCGCCGCACGTGCCGGTGCATCTCGGCTCGATGTCGGAATCCATCCGCACCGTGATCCGGCTCAACCCGGACATGAAGGAAGGCGACGTCTATGTCCTGAACGCCCCCTTCAACGGCGGCACGCACCTGCCCGACGTCACCGTCATCACGCCGGTCTTCGAGGGCGGCAAGCCGATCTTCTATGTCGCCTCGCGCGGACACCACGCCGATATCGGCGGCAAGACGCCGGGCTCCGCCCCGCCGGACAGTCGCCATATCGAAGAGGAAGGCGTCCTCATCGACAATTTCAAGATGGTCGACGGCGGTGTCTTCCGCGAGGCGGAAACCCGCGCGCTGCTCTCCTCGGGGCGCTATCCCTGCCGCAACGTGAACGAGAACATGGCCGATCTCGCCGCCCAGGTCGCGGCGAACGAGACCGGCGCGCGCGAGGTCGCCAAAATGATCCGGCAGTTCGGCCTCGAGACCGTGCACGCCTACATGCGGCACGTGCAGGACAACGCCGAGGAGTGCGTCCGCCGGGTGATCGACGCCCTGAAGGACGGCTCCTTCGACTACGAACTGGATAACGGGGAGTTCATCCGCGTCGCCGTCCGGGTCGACCATGCCAGCCGCTCGGCCGAGATCGACTTCACCGGAACGGCTCGGAACGCGTTCAACTACAACGCCCCCCTCGCCGTCTGCCACGCCGTCGTGCTCTACGTCTTCCGCACGCTGGTCGGCGCGCCGATCCCGCTGAACGAAGGCTGCTTCAAACCGCTGAAGATCATCGCGCCGGAAGGCTCGATGGTGAATGCGCAGTATCCGTCGGCCGTGATCGCAGGCAACACCGAGGTCAGCCAGCTCGCCTGCAACGCCCTGATGGGCGCGCTCGGCGCCATGGCCGGCTCACAGGCGACGATGAACAACTTCGTCTGGGGCAACGAGAAGATCCAGAACTACGAGACGATCTGCGGCGGCACGGGCGCCGGTCCCGGTTTCGACGGCTGCTCGGCGGTGCAGACCCACATGACCAACACCCGCGGCACCGACCCCGAGGTGCTGGAGCACCGCTTCCCGGTCCGGCTCGAGGAATGGTCGATCCGGCGCGGCTCCGGCGGCAAGGGCCGCTGGACGGGCGGTGACGGCTGCACCCGCAAGCTCCGTTTCCTCGAGGACATGACGGTGACCACGCTCGGCTCCCACCGCCGCGTCCCGCCTTTCGCGGGGCCGGGTGCGGAGCCGGGAGAGGTCGGACGGGAATGGATCGAACGGGCGGACGGCACCCGCGTCGAGCATGCAGGCAACGACCGCAACGACGTCCATGCAGGCGATCTCTTCGTCATGCAGACGCCGTCGGGTGGAGGATGGGGCAAGCCGGGTTCCTGA
- a CDS encoding LysR family transcriptional regulator produces MRFTLDQIRAFLAVARTGNVRKAAEELHLTQPAITARIKTLETALGVELFDRSASMQPTKSGMALIGYAEQYLKLNSLIQSNVGQPEQVESLFRIGVSETIVQSWLPDFIADLRAEFPRLTVEIDVDISRNLRERLLGNAIDLALLMGPVSDYRVENISLPAFEMTWLRAPDLAVSDPAKGAPVITFARDTRPFRLLKEELMERYGSSAVIFPSSSLSACFRLVAAGLGIGALPLSLAADYLASGQVERFDPGWTPAPLAFTASFLATPDAMVSARAAEIAQRTAIKYDKNN; encoded by the coding sequence GTGCGTTTTACGCTGGATCAGATACGGGCCTTTCTTGCGGTCGCGCGGACCGGCAACGTGCGCAAGGCCGCCGAGGAACTGCATCTGACGCAACCCGCGATCACGGCCCGCATAAAGACCCTCGAAACCGCCCTCGGGGTGGAACTGTTCGACCGCTCCGCCTCTATGCAGCCGACCAAGAGCGGGATGGCGCTGATCGGCTATGCCGAGCAGTATCTGAAGCTGAACAGCCTAATCCAAAGCAATGTGGGCCAGCCGGAACAGGTGGAGAGCCTTTTCCGGATCGGCGTCTCGGAAACCATCGTGCAGTCCTGGCTGCCCGATTTCATCGCCGATCTGAGAGCCGAGTTTCCCCGTCTCACCGTCGAGATCGACGTCGACATCTCCCGCAATCTGCGTGAGCGGCTGCTCGGAAACGCCATCGACCTCGCGCTGCTGATGGGGCCGGTCTCGGATTACCGGGTCGAGAACATCTCCCTGCCGGCCTTCGAGATGACCTGGCTACGGGCGCCCGACCTCGCGGTCAGCGATCCGGCAAAAGGCGCGCCGGTGATCACCTTCGCCCGCGACACACGTCCGTTCCGCCTGCTGAAGGAGGAGCTGATGGAGCGCTACGGCTCCAGCGCGGTGATCTTCCCCTCCTCCTCGCTCTCTGCCTGCTTCCGGCTGGTCGCGGCCGGTCTCGGGATCGGCGCGCTGCCGCTCTCGCTCGCCGCGGACTATCTCGCGTCGGGCCAGGTCGAGCGCTTCGATCCCGGCTGGACGCCCGCGCCCCTCGCCTTCACAGCCTCGTTTCTCGCCACGCCCGACGCGATGGTGAGCGCCCGCGCGGCCGAGATCGCGCAGCGGACTGCCATCAAGTACGATAAAAATAATTAA
- a CDS encoding TRAP transporter small permease subunit yields MLRLIDAGHRLSRWLVWLGGALILGSAVLVTVEVFVRKLFNMSIAGADEISGYAFGVATSLGLAFALFERAHIRVDALFLILPRPLRIFLNFFGLALLIGFAGIVTWMASGLVADTLEHGSRSITPMRTPLAIPQIPWLAGWMFFVLCGVLLFVGSLFATLTGNAAEGERRIGVKTLEEQIHDETA; encoded by the coding sequence ATGCTTCGCCTGATTGACGCCGGGCACCGGCTGTCCCGCTGGCTCGTATGGCTCGGCGGCGCGCTGATACTCGGATCCGCGGTTCTCGTCACCGTCGAGGTGTTCGTCCGGAAACTGTTCAACATGTCGATCGCCGGGGCGGACGAAATCTCTGGCTATGCCTTCGGCGTCGCCACCTCCCTCGGCCTCGCCTTCGCGCTCTTCGAACGCGCCCATATCCGGGTCGACGCCCTCTTCCTGATCCTGCCGCGCCCGCTCCGGATCTTCCTGAACTTCTTCGGCCTCGCCCTGCTGATCGGGTTCGCCGGCATCGTCACCTGGATGGCCTCTGGCCTTGTCGCCGACACGCTGGAGCACGGCTCGCGCTCGATCACCCCGATGCGCACGCCGCTCGCGATCCCTCAGATCCCCTGGCTCGCCGGCTGGATGTTCTTCGTGCTCTGCGGCGTCCTGCTCTTCGTCGGCTCGCTCTTCGCGACGCTGACCGGCAATGCCGCGGAAGGCGAACGCAGGATCGGCGTGAAGACCCTCGAAGAACAGATTCACGACGAGACCGCCTGA
- a CDS encoding TRAP transporter substrate-binding protein yields MKRFSTLAAALAVAGGLTISGPALADGPTVIKAVGTWGSLTNYQKHEGPFWNEHIAKATGGAIVGEVKPQTELGLKGFEIMRLVKNGVFDFAFGLPGYVAAENAVFEGADLSSVTQDIETQRTVSKAYFPILEKAFAEIYNAKLLMLYPFPSQTLWCNGEVNGIKDLAGKKIRVYATTLGDFVEGVGGTSVTVPFAEVIPALEKGVVDCGITGTMSAYKAKWHQVATHAYTLRVGWGLAFGAMNMDKWNAMGAEKQAMLQKELAILNDQMWTETATEDEVAISCITGGKCDIGEPGAMKLVKPSKEDLALRDKIANEVVLARWAERCGAECAAGWNDSVGKILGLTAKAK; encoded by the coding sequence ATGAAGCGATTTTCCACTCTTGCCGCGGCGCTCGCCGTTGCCGGCGGCCTCACGATCTCCGGACCCGCACTCGCGGATGGCCCCACCGTCATCAAGGCCGTCGGCACCTGGGGCAGCCTGACGAATTACCAGAAGCACGAAGGCCCGTTCTGGAACGAACACATCGCCAAGGCCACCGGCGGCGCCATCGTCGGCGAGGTCAAGCCGCAGACCGAACTCGGCCTCAAGGGCTTCGAGATCATGCGCCTGGTGAAAAACGGTGTGTTCGACTTCGCCTTCGGCCTGCCGGGCTACGTCGCCGCTGAAAACGCCGTGTTCGAGGGCGCCGATCTCTCTTCCGTCACCCAGGACATCGAGACCCAGCGCACGGTGTCCAAGGCCTATTTCCCGATCCTCGAGAAGGCCTTCGCCGAGATCTATAACGCCAAGCTGCTGATGCTCTATCCGTTCCCGAGCCAGACGCTCTGGTGCAACGGCGAGGTGAACGGCATCAAGGATCTCGCCGGCAAGAAGATCCGCGTCTATGCGACCACGCTCGGCGATTTCGTCGAGGGCGTCGGCGGCACCTCCGTCACCGTTCCGTTCGCCGAGGTCATCCCCGCTCTCGAGAAGGGCGTCGTCGATTGCGGCATCACCGGCACGATGTCCGCCTACAAGGCGAAGTGGCACCAGGTCGCGACCCATGCCTATACGCTCCGCGTGGGCTGGGGCCTCGCCTTCGGCGCCATGAACATGGACAAGTGGAACGCCATGGGCGCCGAGAAGCAGGCGATGCTGCAGAAGGAACTGGCGATCCTGAACGACCAGATGTGGACCGAGACCGCCACCGAGGACGAAGTCGCGATCAGCTGCATCACCGGCGGCAAGTGCGACATCGGCGAGCCGGGCGCGATGAAGCTGGTGAAGCCCTCCAAGGAGGACCTTGCCCTCCGCGACAAGATCGCGAACGAGGTTGTGCTCGCCCGCTGGGCCGAGCGTTGCGGCGCCGAGTGCGCGGCCGGCTGGAACGACAGCGTCGGCAAGATCCTCGGCCTGACCGCCAAGGCGAAGTAA
- a CDS encoding TRAP transporter small permease subunit, protein MSAPRSAPGPLSRAENLLDRLLDVMAVLSGAVLFLMMFLVVANTLTRKFLNWPITGAFEATESMLTLAIFLGLAYTQKVGAHISVDVLSRHFSGLSKRVFELSAPVLGTACFGWATYASWLYALDSFRMSEQEWGSITYPIWPVKMLIVFGLGALTLRYLLEIGIIAGGERSAEENGR, encoded by the coding sequence ATGAGCGCGCCGCGTTCCGCCCCCGGCCCGTTGAGCCGTGCCGAAAACCTGCTCGACCGCCTGCTCGACGTGATGGCGGTTCTCTCCGGAGCCGTCCTCTTTCTGATGATGTTCCTGGTGGTGGCGAACACGCTGACCCGGAAGTTCCTCAACTGGCCGATCACCGGCGCTTTCGAGGCGACCGAGTCCATGCTCACGCTGGCGATCTTTCTCGGCCTCGCCTACACGCAGAAAGTCGGCGCGCATATCAGCGTCGATGTCCTGAGCCGTCATTTCAGCGGTCTCTCGAAGCGGGTCTTCGAGCTTTCTGCGCCCGTGCTCGGCACGGCTTGTTTCGGTTGGGCGACCTATGCGAGCTGGCTCTACGCCCTCGATTCCTTCCGCATGTCCGAGCAGGAATGGGGCTCGATCACCTATCCGATCTGGCCGGTCAAGATGCTGATCGTCTTCGGCCTCGGTGCGCTCACCCTGCGCTATCTGCTGGAAATCGGCATCATTGCCGGTGGCGAACGCTCCGCCGAGGAGAACGGACGATGA
- a CDS encoding TRAP transporter large permease, producing the protein MLTKTLLILLGLIALAVPVAAVLGWLGLTMQYLESPMPLHRALGDMVWQTGTDFLLVAIPMFILLGEILLRSGIAAKMYEGIVTWLGWLPGGLMHANTGSCALFAATSGSSVATAATIGTVAIPEIEKRGYNERIFLGTIAAGGTLGILIPPSINLILFGLLTDTSVPELYLAGFVPGFLLAALFMVTVIILCLAKPSWGGESVNATWSDRIAALPSLLPPIGIFLVVVGSIYAGVATPTEAAALGVIAALVLAAANRSLSLEMMRAAIEGTMRTTSMIMLIILAAVFLNFVLSVIGLTQALADFVTGLGLSPMQTMLMLIAVLIVVGCFMETLSMLLTVAPLVTPIVISLGFDPVWFGILLMVLLETALITPPIGINLYVVQGVRERGELSDVMVGAAPFVITMFAMIALLLLFPDLALWLPGLFY; encoded by the coding sequence ATGCTGACCAAGACACTCCTGATCCTTCTGGGCCTCATCGCCCTCGCCGTCCCGGTCGCCGCCGTGCTCGGCTGGCTCGGCCTCACCATGCAGTACCTCGAGAGCCCGATGCCGCTGCACCGCGCGCTCGGCGACATGGTCTGGCAGACCGGAACCGACTTCCTGCTGGTCGCGATCCCGATGTTCATCCTGCTCGGCGAGATCCTGCTCCGCTCCGGCATCGCCGCGAAGATGTACGAGGGCATCGTCACCTGGCTCGGCTGGCTGCCGGGCGGGCTGATGCATGCCAATACCGGCTCCTGCGCGCTCTTCGCCGCGACCTCCGGCTCCTCCGTCGCGACCGCGGCCACCATCGGTACCGTCGCGATCCCAGAGATCGAGAAACGCGGCTACAACGAACGGATCTTCCTCGGCACCATCGCAGCCGGCGGCACGCTCGGCATCCTGATCCCGCCCTCGATCAACCTGATCCTGTTTGGTCTGCTGACCGACACCTCGGTGCCGGAGCTCTATCTCGCGGGCTTCGTTCCCGGCTTCCTGCTCGCCGCGCTCTTCATGGTCACGGTCATCATCCTCTGCCTTGCCAAGCCGTCCTGGGGCGGTGAAAGCGTGAACGCGACCTGGAGCGATCGGATCGCCGCGCTGCCGTCGCTGCTGCCGCCGATCGGGATCTTCCTCGTCGTGGTCGGCTCGATCTATGCCGGCGTCGCGACGCCGACCGAGGCCGCCGCCCTCGGGGTGATCGCCGCACTCGTCCTCGCCGCGGCGAACCGCTCGCTCTCACTTGAGATGATGCGGGCTGCGATCGAGGGCACCATGCGGACGACCTCGATGATCATGCTGATCATCCTCGCCGCGGTGTTCCTGAATTTCGTCCTCTCGGTCATCGGCCTGACCCAGGCGCTGGCGGATTTCGTCACCGGGCTCGGCCTCTCGCCGATGCAAACCATGCTGATGCTGATCGCGGTCCTGATCGTCGTCGGCTGCTTCATGGAGACGCTTTCCATGCTGCTGACCGTCGCGCCACTGGTGACACCGATCGTGATCTCGCTCGGTTTCGATCCGGTCTGGTTCGGGATCCTGCTCATGGTGCTGCTGGAAACCGCGCTCATTACCCCACCGATCGGGATCAATCTCTATGTCGTACAGGGAGTCCGCGAAAGAGGCGAGCTATCGGACGTTATGGTCGGTGCCGCCCCATTCGTCATCACTATGTTCGCGATGATCGCACTTCTGCTCCTCTTCCCCGATCTCGCATTATGGCTGCCAGGCCTGTTCTACTGA
- a CDS encoding LysR family transcriptional regulator — protein sequence MFDHRILRYVITVAEEGGFTAAARKLRIAQSAISRQVGALEEELGGRLFLRQKNGIEVTEAGQRFLLHAQQILTSMGHARDEISSLLGEPGGSVVIGVPPTAGETLMPELFRICGEKWPAIRLHVRESYSAATYEAVLRKELDLGLVHDPEPRDEMLVLPLVSERMHFIAPAGRDLPDRVPAAWLQDRELILPDAAFGLRDLLESYAERNRLKLNIAAAVNGVSITKAMVSAGLGATVLTKSAVTREIAGGTLISRPLDPELNWGLCLIMRIDRAGNRSFSELHRIMVQVVEALSRQDVW from the coding sequence ATGTTCGATCACAGGATCCTCAGATACGTGATCACCGTCGCCGAGGAAGGCGGCTTCACCGCAGCCGCCCGCAAGCTGCGCATCGCGCAATCCGCAATCAGCCGACAGGTCGGAGCTCTTGAAGAGGAACTCGGCGGGCGGCTCTTCCTTCGCCAGAAGAACGGCATCGAAGTGACCGAGGCGGGCCAGCGTTTCCTGCTTCACGCCCAGCAGATCCTGACCTCGATGGGCCATGCCCGCGACGAGATCAGCTCCCTTCTCGGAGAGCCCGGCGGCTCCGTGGTGATCGGTGTTCCGCCGACCGCAGGAGAGACCCTGATGCCGGAACTGTTCCGGATCTGCGGCGAGAAATGGCCGGCGATCAGGCTGCATGTCCGGGAGAGCTATTCCGCCGCGACCTATGAGGCCGTGCTGCGCAAGGAGCTCGATCTCGGCCTCGTGCACGATCCTGAGCCGCGGGACGAGATGCTGGTGCTCCCCCTCGTTTCCGAGCGCATGCATTTCATCGCGCCCGCCGGCCGCGACCTGCCGGATCGGGTCCCCGCCGCCTGGCTCCAGGACCGTGAGCTGATCCTCCCCGACGCCGCTTTCGGCCTGCGCGACCTCTTGGAGAGTTATGCCGAAAGAAACCGCCTGAAGCTGAACATTGCCGCTGCAGTCAATGGTGTCTCCATCACCAAGGCCATGGTCTCGGCCGGCCTGGGCGCCACCGTCCTCACCAAGAGCGCGGTGACCCGGGAGATCGCCGGCGGCACCCTCATCTCGCGCCCGCTGGACCCGGAACTGAACTGGGGCCTCTGTCTGATCATGCGGATCGACCGGGCCGGCAACCGCAGCTTTTCCGAACTGCACCGGATCATGGTCCAGGTCGTCGAGGCGCTATCCCGCCAGGACGTCTGGTGA
- a CDS encoding putative hydro-lyase, whose protein sequence is MLEHNNPAHPSFAALAEMDVKTVRAAIRSGAYRGHTAGLAAGKLQVNLAILPSDYAGDFETFCRQNPQPCPLVGMTETGNPLWPGLGEIDVRTDTPSYNIYRDGKLAETVPDLKQVWRDDLVAFAIGCSFTFENALVAAGIPVAHIEADTTVPMYRTNIDTVPSGPFGGGMVVSLRYIPEHQVEEAREITSRFPWAHGAPVHIGDPSEIGIADVQSPDWGDPPVSTDGVPMFWACGVTPQNALAEARPPICITHTPGRMLITDIEDSTNSFIA, encoded by the coding sequence ATGCTTGAACACAACAATCCGGCGCACCCATCCTTCGCGGCGCTCGCGGAGATGGATGTCAAAACGGTACGCGCCGCGATCAGGAGCGGCGCCTATCGCGGCCATACCGCGGGGCTCGCCGCCGGCAAGCTGCAGGTCAATCTCGCCATCCTGCCGTCGGACTACGCGGGCGATTTCGAGACCTTCTGCCGCCAGAACCCTCAGCCCTGCCCGCTCGTCGGCATGACCGAGACCGGCAATCCGCTCTGGCCGGGTCTCGGAGAGATCGACGTGCGGACCGACACCCCCTCCTACAACATCTACCGGGACGGCAAGCTGGCGGAGACAGTGCCCGACCTGAAGCAGGTCTGGCGCGACGACCTCGTCGCCTTCGCCATCGGCTGCTCCTTCACCTTCGAGAACGCCCTCGTCGCCGCCGGCATCCCGGTCGCCCATATCGAGGCCGACACCACCGTGCCGATGTACCGGACCAATATCGACACCGTCCCCTCCGGCCCGTTCGGCGGCGGCATGGTCGTCTCGCTGCGCTACATTCCCGAGCATCAGGTCGAAGAGGCGCGCGAGATCACCAGCCGCTTCCCGTGGGCGCACGGCGCGCCGGTCCATATCGGCGACCCGTCCGAAATCGGAATTGCCGACGTCCAGTCCCCCGACTGGGGCGACCCGCCGGTCTCGACCGACGGCGTGCCGATGTTCTGGGCCTGCGGTGTCACCCCCCAAAACGCGCTCGCAGAAGCGCGCCCGCCGATCTGCATCACCCACACACCGGGGCGGATGCTGATCACGGACATAGAAGACTCCACCAACAGTTTCATCGCCTGA
- a CDS encoding C4-dicarboxylate TRAP transporter substrate-binding protein, whose product MMFRNLRRYAVTGLFGLVFTGTSLITGQVSADTYKWITSKPQGANDAQAISTQWMVDEFKRRTGGKHEIQVFWGGSVAKTREIPDALSAGAGDFGDIITPYFQDKFPLNNAVGFFIPQPNSTIEVALMMQKWHRVYPQFDAELAKHNLKAIGFRPLESYGLLCREEVKSLADLKGKRIRTYGHAYPKIVEAMGATPVSIATSEAYEALQRGILDCTPIGPALARGWKYDEVAKYFIKFPFGASFGHLVAMNRKSFDAMPDDVKAIVEGLGREYAVRYAVDLEVQIAEVLKGWKSAGVTVIDFPADEAAKLVDDAGVQEVRKTWIEKANAAGLPGDEIAAELRF is encoded by the coding sequence ATGATGTTCCGCAATCTGCGGCGCTATGCCGTCACGGGCCTTTTCGGCCTTGTCTTCACCGGAACCAGTCTGATCACGGGCCAGGTTTCCGCCGATACCTACAAATGGATCACCTCGAAGCCGCAGGGCGCGAACGACGCGCAGGCGATCAGCACCCAGTGGATGGTCGACGAGTTCAAGCGGCGCACCGGCGGCAAGCACGAGATCCAGGTCTTCTGGGGCGGCAGCGTCGCCAAGACCCGCGAGATCCCGGACGCACTTTCAGCCGGCGCCGGCGATTTCGGTGACATCATCACCCCCTATTTCCAGGACAAGTTTCCGCTGAACAATGCGGTTGGTTTCTTCATCCCGCAGCCGAACTCGACCATCGAGGTCGCGCTGATGATGCAGAAGTGGCATCGGGTCTATCCGCAGTTCGATGCCGAACTGGCGAAACACAACCTGAAAGCCATCGGCTTTCGTCCGCTCGAGAGCTACGGCCTGCTCTGCCGCGAGGAGGTCAAGTCCCTCGCCGACCTGAAGGGCAAGCGGATCCGCACCTACGGGCACGCCTATCCGAAGATCGTCGAAGCGATGGGCGCGACGCCGGTCTCGATCGCCACTTCGGAAGCCTATGAGGCCCTGCAGCGCGGCATCCTCGACTGCACGCCGATCGGCCCTGCCCTGGCGCGCGGCTGGAAGTACGATGAGGTCGCGAAATACTTCATCAAGTTCCCGTTCGGTGCGTCCTTCGGCCATCTGGTCGCGATGAACCGGAAGTCCTTCGATGCGATGCCGGACGACGTGAAAGCCATCGTCGAAGGCCTCGGCCGTGAATATGCCGTCCGCTATGCCGTCGATCTCGAGGTCCAGATCGCCGAAGTGCTGAAGGGCTGGAAGAGCGCCGGCGTCACGGTCATCGACTTCCCGGCCGACGAAGCCGCCAAACTGGTCGACGACGCCGGTGTGCAGGAGGTCCGCAAGACCTGGATCGAGAAGGCCAATGCGGCCGGCCTGCCGGGCGACGAGATTGCCGCCGAGCTAAGGTTCTGA